Proteins from a single region of Nerophis ophidion isolate RoL-2023_Sa linkage group LG10, RoL_Noph_v1.0, whole genome shotgun sequence:
- the LOC133561255 gene encoding uncharacterized protein LOC133561255, with translation MVTGVVVSSMVTGVVVSWMVTGVVVSWMVTGVVVSWMVTGVVVSWMVTGVVVSWMVTGVVVSWMVTGVVVSSMVTGVVVSLMVTGVVVSWMVTGVVVSSMVTGVVVSSMVTVVVVSSMVTGVVVSWMVTGVVVSWMVTGVVVSWMVTGVVVSSMVTGVVVSWMVTGVVVSRMVTGVVVSWMVTGVVVSWMVTGVVVSWMVTGVVVSWMVTGVVVSLMVTGVVVSWMVTGVVVSLMVTGVVVSWMVTGVVVSWMVTGVVVSLMVTGVVVSWMVTGVVVSLMVTGVVVSWMVTGVVVSWMVTGVVVSLMVTGVVVSRMVTGVVVSLMVTGVVVSWMVTGVVVSWMVTGVVVSSMVTGVVVSSMVTGVVVSWMVTGVVVSWMVTGVVVSWMVTGVVVSWMVTGVVVSWMVTGVVVSLMVTGVVVSWMVTGVVVSLMVTGVVVSWMVTGVVVSWMVTGVVVSLMVTGVVVSWMVTGVVVSLMVTGVVVSWMVTGVVVSWMVTGVVVSLMVTGVVVSWMATGVVVSWMVTGVVVSLMVTGVVVSWMVTGVVVSWMVTGVPRCWRQYCIPAMVSLMNMCCPYFS, from the exons atggtgacaggtgtggtggtctcctcgatggtgacaggtgtggtggtctcctggatggtgacaggtgtggtggtctcctggatggtgacaggtgtggtggtctcctggatggtgacaggtgtggtggtctcctggatggtgacaggtgtggtggtctcctggatggtgacaggtgtggtggtctcctggatggtgacaggtgtggtggtctcctcgatggtgacaggtgtggtggtctccctgatggtgacaggtgtggtggtctcctggatggtgacaggtgtggtggtctcctcgatggtgacaggtgtggtggtctccTCGATGGTGACAGTTGTGGTGGTCTCCTcgatggtgacaggtgtggtggtctcctggatggtgacaggtgtggtggtctcctggatggtgacaggtgtggtggtctcctggatggtgacaggtgtggtggtctcctcgatggtgacaggtgtggtggtctcctggatggtgacaggtgtggtggtctcccggatggtgacaggtgtggtggtctcctggatggtgacaggtgtggtggtctcctggatggtgacaggtgtggtggtctcctggatggtgacag gtgtggtggtctcctggatggtgacaggtgtggtggtctccctgatggtgacaggtgtggtggtctcctggatggtgacaggtgtggtggtctccctgatggtgacaggtgtggtggtctcctggatggtgacaggtgtggtggtctcctggatggtgacaggtgtggtggtctccctgatggtgacaggtgtggtggtctcctggatggtgacaggtgtggtggtctccctgatggtgacaggtgtggtggtctcctggatggtgacaggtgtggtggtctcctggatggtgacaggtgtggtggtctccctgatggtgacaggtgtggtggtctcccggatggtgacaggtgtggtggtctccctgatggtgacaggtgtggtggtctcctggatggtgacaggtgtggtggtctcctggatggtgacaggtgtggtggtctcctcaatggtgacaggtgtggtggtctcctcgatggtgacaggtgtggtggtctcctggatggtgacaggtgtggtggtctcctggatggtgacaggtgtggtggtctcctggatggtgacaggtgtggtggtctcctggatggtgacaggtgtggtggtctcctggatggtgacaggtgtggtggtctccctgatggtgacaggtgtggtggtctcctggatggtgacaggtgtggtggtctccctgatggtgacaggtgtggtggtctcctggatggtgacaggtgtggtggtctcctggatggtgacaggtgtggtggtctccctgatggtgacaggtgtggtggtctcctggatggtgacaggtgtggtggtctccctgatggtgacaggtgtggtggtctcctggatggtgacaggtgtggtggtctcctggatggtgacaggtgtggtggtctccctgatggtgacaggtgtggtggtctcctggatggcgacaggtgtggtggtctcctggatggtgacaggtgtggtggtctccctgatggtgacaggtgtggtggtctcctggatggtgacaggtgtggtggtctccTGGATGGTGACAGGTGTGCCCCGCTGTTGGCGGCAATACTGCATACCTGCAATGGTTTCATTGATGAATATGTGCTGTCCATACTTCTCATGA
- the LOC133561258 gene encoding centrosomal protein of 83 kDa-like — protein sequence MEANQQLRAKVDNMREELRSVRAQAERSQHEAERRVEESHLVWLEDKHKLQERQAKMEEKYSQLKEKLQKAAVAQKKRRSQSQKKERSLQNTIQLLEAQMEQIKLEAAAANKRPLQWEEHAQMRRRLRELQRRHGEFRRLLLGDHSSFTLGPALLTSTQKSCVEEEEEMLQLRQRMDQLEVAQQQQLQELGGLVHQDPQVDL from the exons ATGGAAGCCAACCAGCAGCTGAGGGCCAAAGTGGACAACATGAGGGAGGAGCTGAGGAGCGTGCGGGCTCAAGCGGAGAGGAGCCAACACGAGGCTGAGAG GCGCGTGGAGGAGAGTCACCTGGTCTGGTTGGAGGACAAACACAAGCTGCAGGAGCGCCAGGCCAAGATGGAAGAGAAGTACTCTCAGCTGAAAGAGAAGTTGCAGAAGGCAGCTGTCGCTCAGAAGAAG AGGAGAAGTCAGAGCCAGAAGAAAGAGAGAAGTCTGCAGAACACCATCCAGCTTCTAGAAGCACAAATGGAACAAATCAAACTGGAAGCTGCTGCTGCCAACAA ACGTCCTCTCCAGTGGGAGGAACATGCTCAGATGCGCAGAAGGTTACGGGAACTTCAGAGAAGACACGGCGAGTTCCGGCGCCTCCTGCTGGGCGACCACAGTTCCTTCACCTTAGGCCCCGCCCTTCTGACCTCCACGCAGAAGTCCTGTGTG gaggaagaggaggagatgcTTCAGTTGCGGCAGCGCATGGACCAGCTGGAAGTAGCTCAGCAGCAGCAGCTCCAAGAACTGGGAGGTCTGGTGCACCAGGACCCTCAGGTGGACCTCTGA